The following are encoded in a window of Allosphingosinicella indica genomic DNA:
- a CDS encoding TonB-dependent receptor: MKTSLIAVAACFAATPAFAETADDGADLGRIVVTGQRQLEAEPEVAGRLGLSNRETPAIVDVVTQADFQNQGLRTIIEAMNAAPGVASGNLPGSIGSVSMRGFHRAVNYLYDGVRMANSDVGLRNWDAWMFERIEVIKGPASVTSGEGALAGAINFVPRRPILGAVGGEALASYGSFGTARLAGDLNVPLGETVAARGDIAFSRSSGWIDDTDSRTTAASGSLLWQPSARLKLSLSADYFEDDFDTQYYGTPVVSRAVARRPSSAVSGSAGLVLDRAMRRLNFNVADGDDNSDTLWLRARGEYALSDTLTLVSDSSYYDSYRYYRDADEYTFNAATGLIGRGATLITHDHQFWSQRLHLAFDGHVAGLRNRFAIGVEIGETDFFTERRFGAAAAADPFAPVRGLFPADTPANFATRQDVTADVGQRAIFAENALNVTADWLVVAGLRYDAIDLDRKVADVTSGAVQRYGQDYDPLSWRVGTVYSLTPRTQLFAQYNRAVTPISGLLFLSASNAELDLTRGRSYEAGVKTSLAGSGVELTASLFDIRQDDILTRDPINPAITVQGGTLRSRGVEAALNLPVSPELNVALSGTLLDAEYLELVEAGGADRSGNRPPNVPERLADFVVTYAPQALPISLTGSVRHSGSFYTSNANNVRINGFTTVDAAIAWRAPFGTLTLRCRNLTDAFYADWSGYASGLVFVGAPRSFELSLSRRF; the protein is encoded by the coding sequence ATGAAAACCTCGCTCATCGCGGTTGCGGCCTGCTTTGCCGCCACGCCCGCATTTGCCGAAACCGCCGATGACGGCGCCGATCTCGGCCGCATCGTCGTCACCGGCCAGCGCCAGCTCGAAGCCGAACCGGAGGTGGCCGGGCGGCTCGGCCTCAGCAATCGCGAGACGCCGGCGATCGTCGATGTCGTGACGCAGGCCGATTTCCAGAACCAGGGACTCCGCACCATCATCGAGGCGATGAACGCCGCGCCGGGTGTCGCGTCGGGCAATTTGCCGGGATCGATCGGCTCGGTCTCGATGCGCGGCTTCCACCGCGCGGTGAACTATCTCTACGACGGCGTGCGGATGGCCAATTCGGACGTCGGGCTGCGCAACTGGGATGCGTGGATGTTCGAGCGCATCGAGGTGATCAAGGGCCCCGCGTCGGTCACCTCGGGGGAAGGAGCGCTCGCTGGCGCTATCAATTTCGTGCCGCGCCGGCCGATCCTCGGCGCGGTCGGCGGCGAGGCGCTCGCGAGCTACGGCAGCTTTGGCACCGCACGCCTGGCCGGCGATCTCAACGTCCCGCTTGGCGAGACGGTCGCGGCGCGCGGCGATATCGCCTTCTCCCGGTCCTCCGGCTGGATCGACGATACCGACAGCCGCACGACCGCGGCGTCCGGATCACTGCTTTGGCAGCCCAGCGCGCGGCTAAAGCTCTCCCTCTCGGCCGACTATTTCGAGGATGATTTCGACACCCAATATTATGGCACGCCGGTCGTCTCACGCGCGGTCGCGCGCCGCCCGTCCTCCGCAGTGTCGGGTAGCGCCGGGCTGGTTCTCGATCGCGCGATGCGTCGGCTGAACTTCAACGTGGCCGACGGGGACGACAATTCGGACACGTTGTGGCTGCGCGCGCGCGGCGAATATGCGCTGAGCGATACGCTGACGCTGGTCAGCGACAGCAGCTATTACGACAGCTACCGCTATTATCGCGACGCGGACGAATATACGTTCAACGCGGCGACGGGGCTGATCGGGCGCGGCGCGACGCTGATAACCCATGATCATCAATTCTGGAGCCAGCGCCTCCACCTGGCTTTCGACGGCCACGTCGCGGGCCTGCGCAACCGCTTCGCGATCGGAGTCGAGATCGGCGAGACCGATTTCTTCACCGAACGCCGCTTTGGGGCCGCGGCGGCGGCCGATCCGTTTGCGCCCGTCCGCGGCCTGTTTCCTGCCGATACGCCCGCCAATTTCGCGACGCGGCAGGATGTGACCGCCGATGTCGGACAGCGCGCCATCTTTGCCGAAAATGCGCTCAACGTGACCGCGGATTGGCTGGTGGTCGCCGGGCTGCGATACGACGCCATCGATCTCGATCGCAAGGTGGCCGACGTGACGAGCGGCGCGGTGCAGCGCTATGGGCAGGATTATGATCCGCTCTCGTGGCGTGTCGGCACCGTCTATAGCCTGACCCCGCGCACCCAGCTCTTCGCGCAATATAATCGTGCCGTCACGCCGATCAGCGGTTTGCTGTTCCTGAGCGCGTCCAACGCGGAATTAGATCTGACCAGGGGCCGCTCCTACGAAGCCGGCGTGAAAACTTCGCTTGCCGGGAGCGGGGTGGAACTCACCGCCTCGCTGTTCGACATTCGTCAGGACGACATCCTGACCCGCGATCCGATCAATCCCGCGATCACCGTCCAGGGTGGGACGCTCCGCTCGCGCGGGGTGGAGGCGGCATTGAACCTGCCCGTCTCGCCGGAGCTCAATGTCGCGCTGAGCGGAACCTTGCTGGATGCCGAATATCTGGAGCTGGTCGAGGCAGGCGGCGCGGACCGATCGGGCAATCGGCCCCCCAACGTGCCCGAACGGCTCGCCGATTTCGTCGTCACCTACGCGCCCCAGGCGCTGCCGATCAGCCTGACGGGAAGCGTGCGACACAGCGGCAGCTTCTACACGTCGAACGCCAACAACGTGCGGATCAACGGCTTCACCACGGTGGATGCCGCCATTGCCTGGCGCGCGCCCTTCGGCACGCTGACCCTGCGCTGCCGCAACCTCACCGACGCGTTCTACGCCGATTGGTCCGGTTATGCCTCCGGGTTGGTGTTCGTCGGCGCGCCGCGCAGCTTCGAGCTGTCGCTGTCGCGGAGGTTCTGA
- a CDS encoding TPM domain-containing protein, with translation MRVTPDDHGRVTAAIAAAERETAGEIVTIVAPASDSYHDVALHYAVLAMLLVPAVLAALPRGAIDAALAPFAGWNEGVAHGAAMAALFALLAIVFLIVRVILAYMPLRMALTPGGTKTRRVRRRALALFRASAERRTRGRTGILVYLSMLEHRAEIVADEAIHSKVEPGVWGDAMAALIAEVKAGRPGEGMAAAVTAIGAVLAAHLPREAGDTNELPDRLIEL, from the coding sequence ATGCGCGTCACGCCCGACGATCATGGCAGGGTGACGGCGGCGATCGCCGCGGCCGAGCGCGAGACGGCGGGCGAGATCGTGACGATCGTGGCCCCGGCGTCCGATTCCTATCACGACGTCGCGCTCCATTATGCGGTGCTGGCGATGCTGCTGGTGCCAGCCGTCCTCGCCGCGCTCCCGCGCGGAGCGATCGACGCTGCGCTCGCGCCGTTCGCGGGCTGGAACGAGGGCGTGGCGCATGGCGCGGCGATGGCGGCACTGTTCGCTCTGCTCGCCATCGTCTTCCTGATCGTGCGCGTGATCCTCGCCTACATGCCGCTGCGCATGGCGCTGACCCCGGGCGGCACCAAGACGCGCCGCGTCCGCCGCCGCGCGCTGGCGCTGTTCCGGGCGAGCGCCGAGCGCCGCACGCGCGGGCGCACCGGCATCCTCGTCTATCTGTCGATGCTGGAGCATCGCGCCGAGATCGTCGCCGACGAGGCGATCCATTCGAAGGTCGAGCCTGGCGTCTGGGGCGATGCGATGGCGGCGCTCATCGCCGAGGTGAAGGCGGGTCGGCCGGGCGAGGGCATGGCCGCGGCGGTCACCGCGATCGGCGCCGTGCTCGCCGCGCATCTGCCGCGCGAGGCGGGCGATACCAACGAACTGCCCGATCGGTTGATCGAATTGTGA
- a CDS encoding LemA family protein: MTMDRRFTLALIAPVALMTLSGCGINSIPTADENVKARWADVQNQYQRRADLIPNLVNTVKGYAQQESQVLTQVTEARAKASSIQVNADDLSDPAKLQQFGAAQAQLGQSLGRLLATVEAYPDLKSNQNFLTLQSQLEGTENRITIARQDYNAAVQAYNTRIRTFPDMIGAKVIYGAEPKVPFEATAPNAEQAPTVDFGNGQ; encoded by the coding sequence ATGACGATGGATCGCCGCTTCACCCTCGCCCTGATCGCCCCCGTCGCGCTGATGACGCTCTCCGGCTGCGGCATCAATTCGATCCCTACCGCCGACGAGAATGTGAAGGCGCGCTGGGCCGACGTGCAAAACCAGTATCAGCGCCGCGCCGATCTCATCCCCAATCTGGTCAACACGGTGAAGGGCTATGCGCAGCAGGAAAGCCAGGTGCTGACGCAGGTGACCGAGGCGCGCGCCAAGGCGAGCTCGATCCAGGTCAATGCCGACGATCTCAGCGATCCCGCCAAGCTCCAGCAGTTCGGCGCCGCGCAGGCGCAGCTCGGCCAGTCGCTCGGCCGGCTGCTCGCGACGGTCGAGGCCTATCCGGACCTCAAGTCCAACCAGAATTTCCTGACGCTGCAATCGCAGCTCGAGGGGACCGAGAACCGCATCACGATCGCGCGGCAGGACTATAACGCCGCGGTGCAGGCCTATAACACGCGCATCCGCACCTTCCCCGACATGATCGGCGCGAAGGTGATCTACGGCGCCGAGCCCAAGGTGCCGTTCGAGGCGACCGCCCCCAACGCCGAACAGGCGCCGACGGTGGATTTCGGCAACGGCCAGTGA
- a CDS encoding NUDIX hydrolase translates to MWEGRFIAAKRRGRWEYVGRTRGIRAAVIVAVDAGDVLLVEQYRVPLGRNCIELPAGLVGDDREGEPAEQAARRELEEETGYRAGRIETIGEFASSPGMVSETFTLLTAHDLEKVGEGGGVNGEGIIVHRVPLTEVGAFLDAKRREGAAVDAKLLMLMAGSVLATSPLNLSC, encoded by the coding sequence ATGTGGGAGGGCCGCTTCATCGCCGCCAAGCGGCGCGGGCGCTGGGAATATGTCGGCCGCACCCGCGGCATCCGCGCCGCCGTGATCGTCGCGGTGGATGCGGGCGACGTGCTGCTCGTCGAGCAATATCGCGTGCCGCTCGGCCGCAACTGTATCGAGCTTCCCGCCGGCCTCGTCGGCGATGATCGCGAAGGCGAGCCGGCCGAGCAAGCCGCGCGCCGCGAGCTGGAGGAGGAAACCGGCTATCGCGCCGGGCGGATCGAGACGATCGGCGAATTCGCCTCCTCGCCCGGCATGGTCTCGGAGACCTTCACCCTCCTCACGGCGCACGATCTGGAGAAAGTGGGCGAGGGCGGCGGCGTGAACGGCGAAGGCATCATCGTCCACCGCGTCCCGCTGACGGAGGTAGGGGCATTTCTCGATGCCAAGCGCCGGGAAGGCGCAGCCGTGGATGCAAAGCTGCTGATGCTGATGGCGGGCAGTGTTCTCGCCACCTCACCGCTCAACCTGTCATGCTGA
- a CDS encoding PepSY-associated TM helix domain-containing protein: MRRARSFVRAVHLWLGLVVGALFALLGLTGAALVFYIEIDGALHPAASAPVPGAGPGWSSPVWDHALKTARSRWPDPHGSWSFEATGQGGPIPARYYPPADHAGHSHHDLRETVWFSADGGRVLRAEPWGEYAMSWLYELHANLKADALGRQIAGWSGFAVILLLASGIVAWWPRGGWRKALAFKRRAVPLRRLHDVHKLAGLSSAIPLALLAMTGALLAMPGVRAVLLAPAAVPDPRSHRASGTQVPVAAALAAAHRALPEARLSFIDVLGAGDGVFRMRVQVPGDPHRRFPGSFVFVDQYSARVLAIHDIRTAGGGTMVSAWVRGLHDGSAGGTVGRILAIVAGLAPAALLLTGLLHWRRRRAARARPATITDNATGRLS; encoded by the coding sequence ATGAGGCGCGCGCGGAGCTTCGTGCGCGCCGTGCATCTCTGGCTGGGCCTCGTGGTGGGCGCGCTGTTCGCGCTGCTCGGGCTGACCGGCGCTGCGCTCGTCTTCTACATCGAGATCGATGGCGCGCTTCACCCCGCGGCGAGCGCGCCCGTGCCGGGGGCGGGACCGGGCTGGTCGTCGCCGGTTTGGGACCATGCCCTGAAGACGGCGCGTTCGCGTTGGCCCGATCCCCATGGAAGCTGGTCGTTCGAAGCAACCGGGCAGGGAGGGCCGATCCCGGCGCGCTACTATCCGCCCGCGGACCATGCCGGCCACTCGCACCATGACTTGCGCGAGACGGTCTGGTTCTCAGCCGATGGCGGCCGCGTTCTTCGAGCCGAGCCCTGGGGCGAGTACGCCATGAGCTGGCTGTACGAACTCCACGCCAACCTAAAGGCGGACGCGCTGGGCCGGCAGATCGCTGGCTGGTCGGGCTTTGCCGTCATTCTGCTTTTGGCATCGGGCATCGTCGCCTGGTGGCCGCGCGGGGGCTGGCGCAAGGCGCTTGCCTTCAAGCGCCGTGCGGTGCCGCTCCGCCGCCTGCACGACGTCCACAAGCTCGCCGGCCTGTCGAGCGCGATACCGCTCGCGCTGCTCGCAATGACCGGCGCACTGCTGGCCATGCCGGGCGTGCGCGCCGTGCTTCTCGCGCCGGCCGCGGTGCCTGATCCGCGCTCGCACAGGGCATCGGGGACGCAGGTGCCGGTGGCGGCGGCGCTCGCTGCCGCGCATCGCGCGCTTCCGGAAGCGCGCCTGTCCTTCATCGATGTTCTGGGCGCCGGGGACGGCGTGTTCCGGATGCGCGTGCAGGTGCCGGGCGATCCGCACCGCCGCTTCCCCGGCAGCTTCGTCTTCGTAGACCAATATTCGGCGCGCGTCCTCGCCATCCACGACATCCGGACCGCCGGCGGTGGGACGATGGTGTCGGCGTGGGTGCGCGGCCTCCACGACGGATCGGCCGGCGGCACCGTGGGCCGCATCCTCGCAATCGTCGCCGGGCTCGCGCCCGCAGCGCTCCTCCTCACCGGCCTCTTGCACTGGAGGCGCCGCCGCGCCGCCCGCGCCCGGCCAGCCACCATCACCGACAATGCAACAGGGAGACTATCATGA
- a CDS encoding TPM domain-containing protein gives MVRLLLVAFAFLFAAPASAQNFPAFSGFVVDAANVLPPEVEASLTQKLDDLQRTTNHQLVVATIPDLEGRPIDDYGYQLGRAWGVGLKDANNGAILIIAPNDRAVRVEVGYGLEPVLTDAFSSIVINQQILPRFKAGDLPGGIVAGTDALVEQLSLPDAEAQARAAAAAAEYDKTHRRSEGGSSWFGLVFWGIVILFVLVPMIFRRRSRKGPWGGRRHDSSWPIVLWTIADAMSDAARSSGRGGGGWGGGGSSGGFGGGGWGGGGFSGGGGGGFGGGGASGSW, from the coding sequence CTGGTGCGCCTGCTGCTGGTCGCTTTCGCCTTTCTCTTCGCCGCCCCCGCTTCGGCGCAGAACTTCCCCGCGTTCAGCGGCTTCGTCGTCGATGCCGCCAACGTGCTGCCACCGGAGGTCGAGGCGTCGCTGACGCAGAAGCTCGACGATCTCCAGCGCACCACCAATCACCAACTCGTCGTTGCGACGATCCCCGATCTCGAAGGGCGACCGATCGACGATTACGGCTACCAACTCGGCCGCGCCTGGGGCGTGGGGCTGAAGGATGCGAACAACGGCGCCATCCTCATCATCGCGCCCAACGATCGCGCGGTGCGGGTCGAGGTCGGTTATGGGCTCGAGCCGGTGCTGACCGACGCGTTCAGCAGTATCGTCATCAACCAGCAGATACTGCCGCGCTTCAAGGCAGGGGATCTGCCCGGCGGCATCGTCGCCGGCACCGATGCGCTGGTCGAGCAATTGTCGCTCCCCGATGCCGAGGCACAGGCGCGCGCGGCAGCGGCTGCGGCGGAATATGACAAGACGCACCGCCGGAGCGAGGGCGGCAGTTCCTGGTTCGGCCTCGTCTTCTGGGGGATCGTGATCCTGTTCGTCCTCGTGCCGATGATCTTCCGCCGCCGCTCCCGGAAAGGGCCGTGGGGCGGGCGCCGCCACGACAGCAGTTGGCCGATCGTGCTCTGGACGATCGCCGATGCGATGAGCGACGCGGCGCGCTCCAGCGGGCGCGGCGGCGGAGGCTGGGGCGGAGGCGGCAGCAGCGGCGGCTTCGGTGGCGGAGGCTGGGGCGGCGGCGGCTTCAGCGGCGGCGGCGGCGGCGGCTTCGGTGGCGGCGGCGCCTCGGGGAGCTGGTGA
- the mscL gene encoding large conductance mechanosensitive channel protein MscL — MIQEFKAFIARGNVLDLAVAVIIGAAFGKIVTSLTDDIIMPVIGWLAGDLDFSGYFVRLGSIPEGYTGSTTSYAALKAAGVPLLGYGQFVTVAVNFLIVAFIIFLLVRVANRIVAKKEEAPAADPAEIVLLREIRDELKARREV, encoded by the coding sequence ATGATCCAGGAGTTCAAGGCCTTCATCGCGCGCGGCAACGTGCTCGACCTCGCCGTCGCGGTCATTATCGGCGCGGCGTTCGGCAAGATCGTCACCAGCCTGACCGACGACATCATCATGCCGGTGATCGGGTGGCTGGCGGGCGATCTCGATTTCTCCGGTTATTTCGTCCGGCTGGGATCGATCCCCGAGGGCTATACCGGATCGACCACCAGCTACGCCGCGCTGAAGGCGGCGGGCGTACCGCTCCTGGGTTACGGCCAGTTCGTCACCGTCGCGGTCAATTTCCTGATCGTCGCCTTCATCATCTTCCTCCTCGTGCGCGTGGCCAACCGCATCGTCGCGAAGAAGGAGGAGGCCCCTGCGGCCGATCCGGCGGAGATCGTGCTGCTGCGCGAAATCCGCGACGAGCTGAAGGCGCGGCGCGAGGTCTGA
- a CDS encoding NADH dehydrogenase ubiquinone Fe-S protein 4 gives MAARIYQRSKNAMQSGRARADEWVLEFESHSAKRPDPLTGWAGGSDTQTQVRLRFPTLEAAKAYAAKKGVEVHFVPPAPKKLRLQSYADNFR, from the coding sequence ATGGCGGCGCGCATCTACCAGCGCTCGAAGAATGCGATGCAATCGGGCCGCGCGCGGGCCGACGAATGGGTACTGGAGTTCGAATCGCACTCCGCCAAGCGTCCCGATCCGCTGACCGGCTGGGCCGGCGGCTCCGACACCCAGACGCAGGTGCGACTGCGCTTCCCGACGCTGGAAGCCGCGAAGGCCTATGCTGCGAAGAAGGGGGTGGAGGTGCATTTCGTGCCCCCGGCGCCCAAGAAGCTGCGCCTGCAGAGCTACGCGGACAATTTTCGGTAA